A DNA window from Aspergillus nidulans FGSC A4 chromosome V contains the following coding sequences:
- a CDS encoding putative MFS monosaccharide transporter (transcript_id=CADANIAT00003088), with protein MSPGSRQSTQTHGLVGKPLLYFTSVFVSLGVFLFGYDQGVMSGIITGLYFKDYFNQPSRAEIGTVVAILEVGAFISSLLVGKIGDLIGRRRTILYGSMVFFVGGAFQTFATGLPMMMLGRIVAGLGVGALSTIVPVYQSEISPPHNRGKLACIEFTGNIFGYAASVWVDYFCSFIRSDFSWRLPLLLQCIMGFLLGLGSLIICESPRWLLDNDHDEEGMVVIANLYGKGDLHNPEAQREYREIKMNVLITRQEGERSYVDMFKRYNRRVLIAMSAQALAQLNGINVISYYAPLVFESAGWAGRDAILMTGINGLTYLASTVPPWYLVDGWGRRPILLSGALAMVLSLSAISYFIFIDIEATPTLTVIFVMIYNAAFGASWGPIPWLYPPEILPLSIRAKGASLSTATNWAFNWLVGEVTPVLQAAIKWRLYLVHAFFCACSFVVVWFLYPETSGVRLEDMDVLFGDATTAMPTPATQGERGSLMSTGSPVPSLDIRRQYGQHGADSAIPGLNINPPNVTGENNGKSPQTGPQDDNGSRPEGLGGWISNIVSRNMGSSNRPHDTQYRRLEQDEEAEQ; from the exons ATGTCACCTGGCAGCCGGCAATCAACTCAAACGCATGGCTTAGTTGGGAAGCCATTGCT TTACTTCACGAGTGTATTCGTGTCATTAGGTGTCTTCCTTTTCGGTTATGATCAGGGTGTGATGTCGGGAATTATAAC AGGCTTGTACTTCAAGGATTACTTCAACCAACCGTCGCGAGCGGAAATTGGCACTGTCGTCGCAATATTAGAAGTTGGGGCCTTCATTTCCTCATTACTCGTTGGAAAAATTGGCGACTTAATTGGTCGCCGCAGAACCATCCTTTATGGATCCATGGTGTTTTTCGTAGGAGGCGCTTTCCAAACCTTTGCGACGGGGCTACCTATGATGATGCTTGGCCGTATAGTCGCCGGTCTGGGCGTTGGAGCGTTGTCCACTATTGTCCCGGTATATCAGTCCGAGATATCG CCCCCTCACAATAGAGGCAAATTGGCATGTATTGAGTTCACGGGAAATATCTTCGGATATGCTGCTAGTGTTTGGGTCGATTACTTTTGCAGTTTCATTCGCAGCGACTTTTCCTGGCGTCTCCCGCTGCTTTTGCAGTGTATCATGGGGTTTTTACTTGGCCTGGGAAGTCTCATCATTTGCGAATCGCCGAG GTGGTTATTGGATAATGAtcatgatgaagagggtATGGTAGTCATTGCAAACCTCTATGGTAAAGGAGATCTTCACAATCCCGAGGCTCAAAGAGAGTACAGGGAAATCAAGATGAACGTGCTTATTACACGTCAAGAAGGGGAACGATCTTACGTTGATATGTTCAAAAGGTACAACAGACGTGTCCTTATTGCAATGTCCGCACAAGCACTCGCGCAACTGAACGGGATCAATGTCATCTCATACTACGCGCCGCTTGTCTTCGAGTCCGCCGGTTGGGCGGGCCGTGATGCCATCCTCATGACCGGAATAAATGGTCTAACTTACTTGGCGTCGACGGTTCCTCCTTGGTATCTTGTGGATGGTTGGGGAAGGCGTCCCATTCTTCTTTCCGGTGCCTTGGCTATGGTTCTTTCTCTTTCGGCAATTTCCTATTTCATTTTTATCGATATTGAAGCCACGCCAACCCTTACCGTTATATTTGTCATGATTTACAATGCTGCTTTTGGTGCCTCATGGGGTCCGATACCATGGCTATACCCTCCCGAAATTCTTCCCTTGAGCATTCGTGCAAAGGGTGCCAGTCTCAGCACGGCAACCAACTGGGCTTTCAATTGGTTAGTCGGGGAGGTCACGCctgttcttcaggctgcCATAAAATGGAGGCTTTATTTGGTTCATGCATTTTTTTGTGCATGTAGCTTTGTTGTTG TATGGTTTCTTTATCCTGAGACAAGCGGAGTTCGtctggaggatatggacgtACTCTTCGGCGATGCAACCACTGCCATGCCTACACCCGCTACTCAAGGGGAGCGTGGCTCTCTTATGAGTACTGGCTCACCTGTGCCGTCTCTTGACATTAGACGGCAGTATGGCCAGCATGGGGCAGATAGTGCCATTCCCGGCTTAAACATCAATCCTCCCAACGTCACGGGTGAAAACAACGGGAAAAGCCCCCAAACTGGTCCTCAGGATGATAATGGAAGTCGACCTGAGGGATTAGGCGGTTGGATATCGAATATAGTCAGTCGCAATATGGGGTCATCGAACCGTCCACATGATACCCAGTATAGAAGGCtagagcaggatgaagaggccgagcAGTGA
- the pmt2 gene encoding dolichyl-phosphate-mannose-protein mannosyltransferase pmtA (transcript_id=CADANIAT00003089), producing MAEIGFASTTGASFAPDVRRRNVRTEGQARTSGLIEPDDKKHKQRPNSYLSALADWEPLIAPILLTVLSMFTRMYRIGRSNIVTWDEAHFGKFGSHYLKREFYFDVHPPLGKMLVGLSGLLAGYNGSFEFKSGETYPEDLNYTFMRLFNAAFGVVCVPLAYLTARELGFRRGTVWLVSLMVLFENSYATISRFILLDSMLLCFTFTTTFCWAKFHRLQHASFSIEWFTWLFLTGVSIGCVCSVKWVGLFCTALVGLYTIEDLWNKFGDLKMSEATLAKHFAVRVVGLILIPALVYIFSFYIHFLILENSGPGDAQMSSLFQANLKGTQVGKDSPLEIAFGSRVTLKNMGYGGGLLHSHVQTYPEGSSQQQVTCYHHKDANNDWFIYPNRKEPQYDAEAPLRFVGDGDVIRLIHGQTGRNLHSHNIPAPITKNHHEVSCYGNLTIGDDKDHWKVEVVDDVASRDRSRIRTLTTAFRLRHAVLGCYLRAGNTNLPQWGFKQIETTCVKENKPRDVYTHWNIETHTNDRLPPGDPGSYKSPFFKDFVHLNVAMMTSNNALVPDPDKQDDLASKPWQWPILNVGLRMCSWDEKVVKYYLLGNPVVYWGSTLSLAVFGLLTLWYLVRWQRGYNELSQADIDHIHYAGLYPVLGWFLHYVPFIAMARVTYVHHYYPALYYAILTFGFCVDWLTKTLNTKVRFLVYGLLYALVAGVFVYFRVIVFGIEGPSQQWRHLNWLSGWRIAN from the exons ATGGCTGAAATTGGCTTTGCATCGACCACTGGTGCGAGCTTTGCCCCCGATGTGCGACGTAGGAATGTTCGCACTGAGGGACAGGCTAGGACTTCAGGCTTGATTGAACCTGACGACAAGAAACACAAACAGCGG CCCAATTCTTATCTCTCCGCTCTGGCAGACTGGGAACCTCTAATTGCACCGATTCTTTTGACAGTTTTGTCAATGTTTACGCGTATGTACCGAATCGGCCGCTCAAACATCGTGACCTGGGACGAGGCGCA CTTCGGAAAGTTTGGATCACATTACCTGAAGCGCGAATTCTACTTTGATGTTCACCCTCCGTTGGGGAAAATGCTTGTCGGCTTGTCGGGCCTTCTTGCCGGTTATAACGGATCATTCGAGTTCAAATCTGGCGAAACATACCCGGAAGACCTTAACTACACATTTATGCGCCTATTCAACGCTGCCTTTGGCGTGGTGTGCGTTCCGCTTGCCTACCTAACGGCACGCGAGCTTGGTTTTCGTAGAGGTACTGTTTGGCTTGTGAGCCTCATGGTGCTTTTCGAGAATTCATATGCCACTATTTCAAGATTCATATTGCTTGACTCTATGCTCCTTTGCTTCACATTCACGACCACATTTTGTTGGGCAAAATTTCATCGTCTCCAGCATGCGAGTTTCTCTATTGAGTGGTTCACCTGGCTATTTCTGACCGGCGTGAGTATTGGCTGCGTTTGTAGTGTCAAATGGGTTGGCCTTTTCTGCACTGCACTTGTTGGCCTCTACACCATTGAAGACCTGTGGAATAAATTTGGTGATTTGAAGATGTCTGAG GCAACGTTAGCTAAACATTTTGCGGTACGCGTGGTGGGCTTGATTCTAATACCAGCTCTGGTATATATCTTTTCGTTCTACATCCACTTCCTGATTTTAGAGAACAGTGGCCCAGGCGATGCGCAGATGAGCTCGTTGTTTCAAGCGAATCTCAAAGGTACCCAGGTGGGCAAAGACAGCCCGCTGGAAATTGCATTCGGCTCAAGGGTCACTTTGAAGAATATGGGTTACGGCGGCGGGCTACTTCATTCTCATGTCCAGACGTATCCTGAAGGTTCGTCCCAGCAACAGGTTACTTGCTATCACCACAAGGACGCGAACAACGACTGGTTTATCTATCCTAATCGCAAGGAGCCCCAGTACGATGCAGAGGCACCTCTTAGGTTTGTcggtgacggtgatgtcATTCGTCTGATCCACGGCCAGACAGGCCGTAACCTTCATTCCCACAACATCCCCGCACCAATAACCAAGAACCACCATGAAGTTTCCTGCTATGGCAATTTGACTATTGGAGATGATAAGGACCATTGGAAGGTTGAGGTTGTCGATGATGTTGCTTCAAGAGACAGGAGTAGGATCAGAACTCTGACAACTGCGTTCCGTTTGCGACATGCGGTTTTGGGTTGTTATCTACGCGCCGGGAACACTAATCTTCCTCAGTGGGGTTTCAAGCAAATTGAAACAACTTGTGTGAAGGAAAACAAACCCCGTGACGTTTATACGCACTGGAATATTGAAACCCATACCAACGACCGAC TTCCCCCCGGTGATCCTGGATCGTACAAGTCTCCTTTCTTCAAAGACTTTGTACATTTGAACGTTGCGATGATGACGTCGAACAATGCTTTGGTGCCTGATCCTGACAAGCAGGACGATCTTGCGTCGAAACCTTGGCAATGGCCCATTCTTAATGTCGGTCTACGCATGTGCTCTTGGGACGAAAAAGTCGTCAAATACTATCTACTTGGAAACCCTGTTGTCTACTGGGGTAGTACCTTGAGTTTGGCTGTCTTTGGACTGCTGACCTTGTGGTACCTTGTGCGATGGCAGCGCGGCTACAACGAGCTTAGCCAGGCAGATATTGACCACATTCACTATGCCGGCTTGTACCCCGTTCTCGGTTGGTTTCTGCATTATGTGCCTTTCATCGCTATGGCGCGAGTTACCTATGTCCACCACTATTACCCCGCGCTATACTACGCTATCCTGACATTCGGGTTCTGTGTTGATTGGCTTACCAAAACTTTGAACACCAAGGTTCGATTCTTGGTGTATGGGCTACTCTATGCTTTGGTCGCTGGGGTTTTCGTCTACTTCAGGGTGATTGTGTTCGGCATTGAAGGTCCAAGCCAACAGTGGCGTCACTTGAACTGGTTGAGCGGTTGGCGAATCGCTAACTAA
- a CDS encoding Rab family GTPase rabT (transcript_id=CADANIAT00003090), producing MKLSLWDTAGQETYKSITRSYFRGASGALLVFDITRPATFASCTQWLEDLRQIAEEGIVVILVGNKSDLAGDDADSNQRRVTRQEAEEWCRMNNVVRYLETSAKSGEGVERAFLEVAERIYRNIEMGKYDLNDRRSGVKSFGATGGANNRMPKTVTLGMNDAMRKGGNGLGGGCC from the coding sequence atgaagctatcgctCTGGGACACCGCTGGGCAAGAAACCTACAAATCCATAACCCGGTCCTACTTCCGGGGAGCCTCCGGTGCTCTCCTCGTATTCGATATTACTCGCCCGGCCACATTTGCTTCATGTACCCAGTGGCTTGAAGATTTACGCCAAATCGCTGAAGAAGGCATTGTTGTCATCCTGGTAGGGAACAAGAGTGATCTTGCGGGAGACGATGCGGATTCCAACCAGAGACGGGTCACTAGGCAAGAGGCAGAGGAATGGTGCCGCATGAACAATGTTGTGCGTTACCTTGAGACGAGCGCCAAGTCAGGCGAAGGAGTAGAACGTGCGTTCCTCGAAGTTGCCGAGCGCATATACCGGAACATCGAAATGGGCAAATACGACCTTAATGATCGCCGCAGTGGAGTAAAGAGCTTTGGTGCTACTGGCGGTGCGAACAACAGAATGCCCAAGACCGTGACGTTAGGGATGAATGATGCGATGCGCAAAGGTGGTAATGGTTTAGGCGGAGGTTGTTGCTAA
- a CDS encoding uncharacterized protein (transcript_id=CADANIAT00003091) — MFSEYASRFLAQSQSRMVSRSDDRDRKDWDRITKQPGNSRYISSRSFLNRKSVDPYQPGASQFSNFAFGSRYLAQQAPLFHSATEDFHEEDEEAEHEREIADFYALQKSRRHFGSSHLKDSETGEDSNHSLDASHQKAPNKSEEWPEREAEGSWQAGKFDKWKIRDTVAEAADGEEVLRDSGNGTKGKLVDVRLEDTLKSCYHLDDDDPSEIEDNKPPSVQQFREQPQMSNLGINSLPTPHEESEQPLLEELQQSNAAITRQSSAHLGRFDSSSHDVFWAHLFMISLACLFATAFLVYLHTSPPPGDKTTWGDTIYLTVHGSFYRLGIYTLVSVFISLIWLALLRSYVRLLVYAIIFIVPVILYSFSLYAFVSSFRDTATVQDKVMRFGSFVPFIMGTAWVYNVIRSRHAIGKAIGILEFACRILAANAELLLLGLGNLVLILSWTWVWMLMFTRVFLGGHVAKPNSFIINVSSWWLGVFFVLVYLWSLGVIAGIQRAVTAATVSQWYFHRLANPAPTSKQIVQAATVHSLTALFGTICLSRLTALLIRMPFLILPRRVASILSLVAYAFVPTPITALTDPLTLTYAAIHSQPLSLSARGLIQMTNLSPSVATSSLHPKSFSRSGINHSHLLPYKLSKLILHAVRLMMSIALGFGGWVSTARSFRVPTDHGVIRGSIYAYIVGLIAGAIGWSVLGAIEGVVADIVDASIICWSSEVGAYGREARYCREAGWLFGQEPNPEVRYSV, encoded by the exons ATGTTCTCTGAAT ATGCCTCACGCTTTCTCGCCCAGTCGCAGTCTCGCATGGTCTCTCGCTCTGATGACAGAGATAGGAAGGATTGGGATCGCATAACAAAGCAACCCGGAAACTCCCGCTATATTTCCTCTCGTTCTTTTTTGAATAGAAAATCGGTCGACCCATATCAGCCCGGGGCTTCCCAATTCTCCAACTTTGCTTTCGGATCGCGGTATTTAGCACAACAAGCGCCACTTTTTCACAGCGCCACTGAGGACTTtcatgaagaggatgaagaggccgaaCATGAGCGGGAAATAGCAGATTTCTATGCCCTTCAAAAGTCAAGGCGGCATTTTGGGAGCAGCCACCTGAAAGATTCAGAGACTGGAGAGGATAGCAACCACTCTCTGGATGCCAGCCATCAAAAGGCTCCAAACAAATCAGAAGAATGGCCCGAGAGAGAAGCGGAGGGCTCATGGCAGGCTGGCAAATTTGACAAGTGGAAGATTCGGGACACAGTGGCTGAGGCAGCtgatggcgaagaagttcttcgtgATAGCGGCAATGGGACGAAGGGTAAGTTGGTCGATGTTCGCCTTGAAGACACTCTGAAGTCTTGCTATCATttggacgatgatgacccATCGGAAATTGAGGACAATAAACCACCATCGGTGCAGCAATTTCGAGAACAACCTCAAATGAGTAACCTTGGGATTAATTCATTACCTACGCCTCATGAGGAAAGTGAGCAACCGCTATTagaggagctgcagcaatcAAATGCTGCTATCACCCGTCAATCGTCCGCTCATCTTGGGAGGTTCGATTCTTCGAGCCACGATGTTTTCTGGGCCCACCTATTCATGATATCCTTGGCCTGCCTCTTCGCTACAGCGTTCCTTGTGTACCTCCACacctctccgcctcccggtGACAAGACCACTTGGGGCGATACGATATATTTGACGGTTCATGGCTCGTTCTACCGTCTCGGCATTTATACCTTGGTCTCGGTTTTCATTTCCTTAATATGGCTTGCCCTTCTACGGTCATACGTTCGCCTCTTGGTTTACGCAATAATATTCATTGTCCCCGTCATCCTTTATTCATTTTCCTTATACGCTTTCGTTTCAAGCTTCCGGGATACCGCAACTGTTCAAGACAAAGTTATGCGATTTGGATCGTTCGTCCCGTTCATTATGGGTACCGCTTGGGTCTATAACGTTATACGGAGCCGCCATGCTATAGGAAAGGCAATTGGTATCCTCGAATTTGCGTGTCGGATCCTGGCCGCAAATGCAGAGCTTTTACTTCTTGGCCTCGGAAATCtcgttctcatcctctcTTGGACATGGGTATGGATGCTAATGTTTACTCGGGTTTTCCTTGGGGGCCATGTGGCCAAGCCGAATTCATTCATTATCAACGTCAGCAGCTGGTGGCTGGGGGTTTTCTTCGTTCTTGTTTATCTGTGGTCTCTTGGTGTCATCGCAGGGATTCAGCGAGCAGTTACTGCAGCAACAGTAAGCCAATGGTATTTCCACCGGCTTGCAAATCCAGCCCCAACTTCCAAGCAGATAGTCCAGGCGGCCACAGTCCACTCATTGACGGCATTGTTTGGTACGATTTGCTTATCTCGACTTACAGCGTTGCTCATTCGGATGCCCTTCTTGATACTCCCCAGACGAGTTGCCTCAATCTTGAGTTTAGTTGCTTATGCTTTTGTTCCCACTCCGATCACCGCTCTTACGGACCCTCTTACACTCACTTATGCTGCAATTCATTCTCAGCCTCTCTCCCTTTCTGCGCGTGGCCTCATTCAGATGACGAATCTCTCACCGTCGGTAGCGACCTCGTCATTACACCCGAAATCGTTCTCTCGGTCTGGCATAAATCAttcccatcttcttccatatAAGCTATCAAAACTGATACTTCACGCTGTCCGCCTTATGATGTCTATTGCCCTTGGATTCGGAGGATGGGTTAGTACTGCTAGGAGCTTTAGAGTGCCGACGGACCATGGAGTGATACGCGGCAGCATATACGCTTATATCGTCGGTTTGATTGCTGGAGCAATCGGCTGGAGCGTTCTGGGAGCGATTGAAGGGGTGGTCGCAGATATCGTGGATGCATCCATAATCTGCTGGAGTAGTGAAGTGGGAGCCTACggcagagaagcaagatACTGTCGTGAGGCTGGTTGGTTATTCGGTCAGGAACCGAATCCCGAAGTTCGTTATTCCGTGTAG
- a CDS encoding uncharacterized protein (transcript_id=CADANIAT00003092), translating into MSSRSIDASVRPSTFKPGKSTHIEQDLVDWRLKRLREDVLPIYPFLLTVPTDVPFRLGSRFVNNWAVSDAGPFNPEEQQLQYMTFLTHDESDSLLVAVGDWSDASGSVMADQRSRPQSAISTPSSNSGKKKISLHDYRHKRKNGTSPSPLSQEAPGQQSAFTLHIANHNQTPKHIPASDNNRQRPSKTHPPSNLAAQVHNEHVDRKRLSDRDHDRRGLQAKDSAPAKRRKLSHEPPTPPSKAEISNGNGLPELLSPTLPPTSSTPRLPRLLSPTLPPDLERELARLGDEPLASDSQPEPTVTSDTVRLKAWKGKSYARGISHLESTSATTNPNLSGKSPRLVSEKTATKDTDKTSLSSHTVASADSKGQVSCRLSQQLSTKPVQLFSSGPRLVVKLKYGRSNRKRVEALLKFTGKRKLSRQSSPLPDAAERGLAHSMRSDQPRILVSSQASKSVQSTAKSKTAAGNQANSSLKDHPKEPRLGAEKPQTPGVNQTQQEKAGPVTISPGKEPKYSTRQELLSIDGKGHSHPAYRKPPADYSLSSTTTLSPSQPNSADRNGERRAWKEEYQKYGNLGRELKHAADRHTAKDKVTSNDEKLAAATAIEAIICFVLAFIAEDQSKAISRQIGDSSTWLSIIAYWRVVKKNSIPYPPLHSLCLILGAVSYDAIHALDLERLAVTPVPGEHTPVPTPASDGQPVNSEESKRSLKDFLELKNRLPECYRESQKLWSDGFRGLSEDILAREFPETWSKRARTYSEQGKKRLKPGEYSGEIYLPLGKASTPLEIVRFSCALLREWCSKEKINWRSKLDL; encoded by the coding sequence ATGTCGTCTCGCTCTATCGACGCCTCTGTAAGACCTTCAACATTCAAACCTGGAAAATCGACGCACATTGAACAAGACCTGGTTGATTGGCGGCTGAAGCGTCTTCGTGAAGACGTTCTCCCTATCTACCCCTTTCTCCTCACTGTGCCCACCGATGTGCCCTTTCGACTCGGTAGCCGCTTTGTCAACAATTGGGCAGTGAGTGATGCGGGACCATTCAATCCCGAGGAGCAGCAATTACAGTATATGACATTCTTAACCCACGACGAAAGCGATTCTCTATTGGTGGCTGTGGGTGATTGGTCTGACGCCTCAGGGAGCGTGATGGCTGATCAACGTTCACGGCCTCAGAGTGCCATTAGTACACCATCCAGCAACTCAGGCAAAAAGAAGATTAGCCTACATGATTATAGGCATAAGAGGAAGAACGGTACTTCGCCTTCACCCTTGAGTCAAGAAGCTCCTGGCCAACAGAGCGCCTTTACCCTTCATATCGCCAATCATAATCAGACTCCCAAACATATTCCCGCTAGTGACAACAACCGTCAAAGACCATCTAAGACGCATCCACCGTCAAACCTCGCCGCCCAAGTGCACAACGAACATGTAGACAGGAAGCGCCTGTCCGATCGGGACCATGATCGCCGCGGCCTacaagccaaagacagcGCGCCGGCAAAAAGACGGAAGCTATCACATGAGCCTCCGACGCCTCCTTCTAAAGCAGAAATCTCAAATGGGAACGGGCTGCCCGAGCTTCTGTCACCAACCCTACCTCCAACTTCGAGCACTCCGCGATTACCTCGACTTCTTTCTCCTACTTTGCCACCAGATCTTGAAAGGGAACTGGCTAGGCTCGGCGATGAGCCTCTAGCGTCGGACTCTCAACCGGAGCCCACTGTGACTAGCGACACTGTTAGGTTGAAAGCATGGAAGGGAAAGTCGTACGCGCGCGGCATCTCACATTTGGAATCAACAAGTGCGACTACTAACCCGAATCTCTCGGGCAAGTCACCACGCTTAGTGTCTGAAAAGACCGCAACAAAAGATACAGACAAAACAAGCCTCAGTTCTCACACAGTTGCAAGTGCCGATTCAAAAGGCCAAGTGAGTTGTAGACTATCACAGCAATTGAGTACCAAACCCGTCCAACTCTTCTCGTCGGGACCTCGACTAGTTGTGAAGTTGAAATATGGAAGGTCAAATAGAAAGCGCGTTGAAGCCCTCCTCAAATTCACTGGTAAGAGGAAGCTTTCCCGTCAAAGCTCGCCCTTGCCCGATGCAGCCGAGCGTGGACTGGCTCATTCTATGAGATCTGATCAGCCAAGGATTTTGGTATCTAGTCAGGCCAGCAAGTCTGTTCAATCAACTGCCAAGTCGAAAACTGCGGCGGGCAACCAGGCAAATTCGTCCCTAAAAGACCACCCGAAAGAGCCCCGGTTAGGCGCTGAGAAACCGCAAACCCCGGGGGTGAATCAAACACAACAGGAGAAAGCAGGGCCAGTGACGATATCGCCGGGGAAAGAGCCTAAGTATTCAACCCGACAGGAACTGCTTAGCATTGATGGGAAAGGGCATTCTCATCCAGCTTATCGAAAACCGCCCGCGGATTACTCTCTTTCAAGCACGACTACGCTTTCACCATCTCAACCAAATAGCGCTGATAGAAATGGTGAGCGCCGGGCTTGGAAGGAAGAGTATCAGAAATATGGAAATCTGGGCCGGGAATTGAAACATGCCGCTGATCGACACACAGCCAAAGACAAAGTCACAAGTAACGATGAaaagcttgctgcagctACTGCAATTGAGGCCATCATCTGTTTCGTACTTGCTTTCATTGCGGAGGACCAGTCCAAGGCAATTTCGCGTCAAATCGGCGATTCCTCGACTTGGTTATCTATCATCGCTTATTGGCGGGTTGTCAAAAAAAATAGCATTCCATATCCACCACTTCACAGCCTCTGTCTCATTCTCGGTGCTGTCTCTTACGATGCCATCCATGCTCTCGACTTAGAACGCCTGGCTGTCACACCTGTGCCAGGCGAGCACACTCCGGTTCCCACGCCGGCAAGTGACGGACAACCCGTTAACTCGGAGGAGAGTAAACGAAGCTTGAAAGATTTTCTAGAGCTGAAAAATAGACTCCCAGAGTGTTATAGAGAGTCTCAAAAGTTGTGGTCTGATGGCTTTCGCGGCCTCTCAGAAGACATCCTCGCCCGCGAATTCCCAGAAACTTGGTCGAAGCGCGCTAGGACTTACTCCGAACAGGGAAAAAAGCGGTTGAAACCCGGGGAATATTCCGGTGAGATATATTTGCCGCTTGGGAAAGCCAGCACACCTCTTGAAATAGTCCGATTCAGCTGCGCTCTTCTGAGAGAATGGTGCTCGAAGGAAAAAATCAACTGGCGGAGCAAGCTCGATTTATAG
- a CDS encoding aldo/keto reductase (transcript_id=CADANIAT00003093), with amino-acid sequence MVPTSIPTTQLKDGTSIPVIGYGTGTAWFKKKGDTSINRDLVESIKTAIRLGYHHLDSAEVYGTERELGVAIKECGVPREQLFVTTKVNQNIANVPKALEDSLEKLQLSYVDLYLIHQPFFAESPTELQDAWAAMEKVKEAGKARAIGVSNFLESHLETILDSARIPPAINQIEYHPYLQHGSLVPYHERKGIAVASYGPLTPVTRAKGGPLDPLLSELAGKYGVGEGEILLRWSLYRGAVAITTSGKESRLSTYLNVFKFQLTHEEVLKISRIGDQKHYRGFWSDKFAADDRS; translated from the exons ATGGTCCCAACGTCAATTCCCACTACCCAGTTGAAAGACGGAACTTCAATTCCTGTG ATTGGATATGGAACCGGCACTGCTTGGttcaaaaagaaaggagataCTAGCATCAATCGTGACTTGGTCGAATCGATCAAAACGGCCATCAGGTTAGGATATCATCACTTGGATAGTGCCGAGGTTTACGGCACTGAGCGGGAATTGGGCGTTGCGATTAAAGAGTGTGGTGTCCCGCGAGAGCAATTATTCGTGACAACCAAGGTGAACCAGAACATTGCGAATGTTCCCAAGGCTCTAGAAGACAGCCTAGAGAAGCTCCAGTTAAGCTATGTTGATCT ATACTTGATCCACCAGCCTTTCTTCGCCGAATCTCCAACTGAGCTTCAGGATGCATGGGCGGCTATGGAGAAAGTGAAGGAAGCAGGCAAAGCCCGAGCGATTGGAGTGTCCAACTTTCTAGAGAGCCACTTAGAAACGATTTTGGATTCAGCGAGGATCCCGCCAGCAATCAATCAGATCGAATATCACCCTTATCTGCAGCATGGCTCTCTCGTCCCATACCACGAGAGGAAGGGTATCGCGGTAGCCAGTTATGGGCCACTCACGCCGGTTACTCGAGCCAAAGGGGGTCCGTTGGATCCGTTGCTGTCGGAACTGGCTGGCAAGTATGGCGTTGGCGAAGGAGAGATTCTTCTGAGATGGTCCCTTTACCGTGGCGCCGTAGCCATCACTACCAGTGGAAAGGAATCTCGCCTAAGCACATACCTAAATGTTTTCAAATTCCAATTAACACATGAAGAAGTGCTCAAAATCTCCCGGATTGGCGATCAAAAGCATTATAGGGGCTTTTGGTCTGACAAATTCGCGGCCGATGATCGGTCATAG